In Chitinivibrionales bacterium, one genomic interval encodes:
- the typA gene encoding translational GTPase TypA, which produces MSRIRNVAIIAHVDHGKTTLVDQLFRQSGMFRSNQVVAERLMDSMDLERERGITIASKNGAFNYKDHLINIIDTPGHADFGGQVERVLKMADGALLLVDAQEGPMPQTYFVLRKALALSLPIIVVINKIDKPAARSHWVVDQVFDLFVNLDAPEHILDFPIVYASAKEGHASAESETPGTDMQPLLECILSHIPAPTGDPEGPLQMLVSSIEYSPYLGRLGIGKITSGTLNTSKEIAVALRDGSIKPARITKVYRFESDGKVPVDSAGVGEIVAVAGMNEVTVGVTYTDPENPIPLPPTEIDPPTISMNFIPNSSPFAGKEGTFVTSRHLQERLEREVLGDVALQIEPLQEATGYKVSGRGELHLSILIERMRREGYEFQVSRPQVIFKKEGGKQLEPYEKMTVDIDEKYMGGVIEKLGVRKGKMVHMHQENGMARLEYIIPTRGLLGYKSEFMTDTKGMGVMNYMFHDYDTFAGEIKNRKNGVLVVKESCTTVAYALCNLQERGKMFVGPGVKVYRGQIIGQHCREGDLVVNPAKGKRLTNMRAAGSDDNVLLTPPVEMMLEDYINYINDDELVEVTPQNIRLRKLEIKS; this is translated from the coding sequence ATCAGTCGGATTAGAAATGTTGCAATAATCGCCCATGTGGATCATGGAAAGACGACCCTTGTTGATCAACTCTTTCGCCAGAGCGGCATGTTTCGCTCCAATCAGGTGGTGGCGGAGCGGTTGATGGATTCGATGGACCTTGAGCGGGAACGGGGAATCACGATAGCGTCGAAAAACGGCGCCTTTAACTATAAAGATCATCTGATAAATATTATCGATACACCGGGGCATGCCGATTTCGGCGGTCAGGTTGAACGGGTGCTCAAGATGGCCGACGGGGCCCTGCTGCTGGTTGATGCTCAGGAAGGTCCCATGCCGCAGACCTATTTTGTGCTTCGTAAAGCACTCGCCTTGAGCCTTCCCATTATTGTGGTGATCAACAAGATCGACAAGCCTGCTGCCCGAAGTCATTGGGTGGTCGATCAGGTGTTCGATCTCTTTGTCAACCTTGACGCCCCCGAGCATATCCTCGATTTCCCTATTGTCTACGCATCTGCCAAGGAAGGACATGCGTCGGCGGAGAGCGAGACGCCCGGCACCGATATGCAGCCCCTCCTCGAGTGTATCCTTTCCCATATTCCCGCACCCACGGGTGATCCCGAAGGTCCCCTCCAGATGCTTGTCTCCTCGATCGAGTATTCTCCTTATCTCGGGCGGCTTGGTATCGGAAAAATTACCTCCGGCACGCTGAATACCAGTAAAGAAATTGCCGTTGCGCTCCGTGACGGTTCCATCAAACCTGCCCGCATAACCAAAGTCTATCGGTTTGAGAGTGATGGGAAAGTTCCGGTCGATTCTGCGGGAGTGGGTGAGATCGTGGCCGTTGCCGGTATGAACGAAGTGACCGTGGGCGTTACCTATACGGATCCGGAAAACCCGATCCCCCTGCCGCCCACGGAGATCGATCCGCCGACTATTTCGATGAATTTTATCCCCAATTCGTCTCCCTTTGCCGGGAAGGAAGGGACCTTTGTCACCTCCCGTCACCTGCAGGAACGCCTGGAGCGGGAGGTGCTGGGTGATGTCGCTCTTCAGATCGAACCGCTTCAGGAGGCAACCGGCTATAAGGTATCGGGACGGGGGGAGTTGCATCTGTCGATCCTTATCGAACGGATGCGCCGGGAAGGATATGAATTTCAGGTCTCCCGTCCCCAGGTCATTTTCAAAAAAGAGGGAGGAAAACAGCTCGAACCCTATGAAAAAATGACCGTGGATATCGATGAAAAGTACATGGGTGGGGTGATCGAGAAACTGGGGGTGCGGAAAGGAAAGATGGTCCATATGCATCAGGAAAACGGCATGGCCCGTCTCGAGTATATTATCCCCACCCGCGGATTGCTCGGGTATAAGTCCGAATTCATGACCGATACCAAGGGTATGGGAGTGATGAACTATATGTTTCATGATTATGATACCTTTGCCGGTGAGATAAAGAACCGGAAAAATGGTGTGCTGGTGGTTAAGGAATCGTGTACGACTGTCGCGTATGCTCTCTGCAATCTCCAGGAGCGGGGCAAGATGTTTGTCGGCCCGGGAGTCAAAGTGTACCGCGGGCAGATTATCGGTCAGCATTGCCGGGAAGGTGATCTGGTTGTCAATCCTGCAAAGGGGAAACGACTCACCAACATGCGCGCCGCGGGCTCGGATGACAATGTCCTTCTTACTCCTCCTGTGGAAATGATGCTCGAGGATTATATCAACTACATTAACGATGATGAACTCGTTGAGGTCACCCCGCAAAACATTCGCCTCAGGAAACTGGAAATAAAATCGTAA